The following coding sequences are from one Myxococcales bacterium window:
- a CDS encoding oligosaccharide flippase family protein, producing the protein MLIPRLFGQATHGIYGGILGIMEVAVRFGVAGTDKGLYKYLGKGGGEDPAEGKRAFASALRLSTLVSSLLAAAMFVGAPLIAAWKETPQIAPALRLMSFGLAPMALVLVLNAAALSKRQAHLPPLIRGVMEPALLTVLTLAAWLSGAGTRGLAMAYALSYVGLLAFALWLCKRSFEKNWFSGLLRAPKHPDLTRFVRPMVTLEVMNSLRLRLDTIFVFAVLPPEKMALYAASEYIGRVAANVRYAFDGIASPLFAEALHSRDLERRRETLQSLTRWVWLLSLPLATTLISLRADLLGLYGEAYVAASAIVVVHVLGHFANGALAFSAALLTMSGRAWLLVLNQAFTLVVHSLLSWMLIPRLGIMGAALAFLAGMLVPISLSLIEAARLEGVHPFNRALLPPLAVGLLVLGIQTLVTRLVSPGIPRILGGTLLGLIGYFALYWLTVFRPEEKESVSRIKKRILG; encoded by the coding sequence GTGCTGATACCCCGCCTGTTCGGACAGGCCACTCATGGGATCTACGGCGGCATCCTAGGGATCATGGAAGTCGCGGTGCGGTTCGGCGTCGCGGGTACCGACAAGGGGCTGTACAAGTACCTGGGGAAGGGGGGTGGAGAAGACCCCGCCGAGGGCAAGCGGGCGTTTGCCTCGGCACTCAGGCTTTCCACGCTTGTTTCCTCCCTGCTGGCTGCGGCCATGTTTGTGGGTGCCCCGCTCATCGCGGCCTGGAAGGAGACACCGCAGATCGCCCCAGCGCTTCGGCTCATGAGCTTCGGCCTGGCCCCGATGGCACTCGTGCTCGTGTTGAATGCTGCGGCGCTTAGCAAAAGGCAGGCGCATCTTCCGCCCCTCATCCGAGGGGTCATGGAGCCGGCCCTCCTGACAGTCTTGACCTTGGCGGCATGGCTGTCGGGGGCTGGCACGCGAGGCCTCGCCATGGCGTACGCATTGTCTTACGTGGGGCTGCTGGCCTTCGCTCTGTGGCTGTGCAAGCGGAGCTTCGAGAAGAATTGGTTTTCCGGTCTTCTGCGTGCCCCCAAACACCCCGACCTGACGAGGTTCGTTCGGCCGATGGTCACGCTCGAGGTCATGAACTCCCTCCGGCTGAGGCTGGACACGATCTTCGTGTTCGCCGTCCTGCCTCCCGAAAAGATGGCTCTCTACGCTGCCAGTGAGTACATAGGCCGCGTGGCGGCGAACGTTCGCTATGCCTTTGATGGAATCGCAAGCCCACTCTTTGCCGAGGCCCTTCACTCGAGGGACCTGGAACGCCGCCGAGAAACCCTCCAGAGCCTTACCCGCTGGGTTTGGCTGCTCTCGCTCCCATTGGCCACCACCCTCATATCGCTCAGAGCCGACCTCCTGGGCCTTTACGGGGAAGCCTACGTTGCAGCGTCAGCAATCGTCGTCGTGCACGTTCTTGGACATTTCGCGAATGGTGCTCTCGCGTTCTCCGCAGCCTTGTTGACGATGAGCGGACGGGCCTGGCTCCTGGTGTTGAACCAAGCCTTCACACTAGTCGTGCATTCCCTTCTGTCGTGGATGCTGATCCCCAGACTCGGAATCATGGGAGCCGCGCTTGCGTTCCTCGCTGGAATGCTCGTTCCGATCTCCTTGAGCCTCATCGAGGCTGCCCGACTGGAGGGTGTGCACCCGTTCAACAGGGCTCTCCTTCCGCCCTTGGCGGTGGGCCTTTTGGTCCTTGGCATTCAAACCCTAGTGACACGTCTTGTTTCCCCGGGCATCCCCAGGATTCTGGGCGGAACTCTGCTGGGACTTATCGGGTACTTTGCCCTTTACTGGCTTACGGTCTTTAGGCCTGAAGAGAAGGAATCCGTATCGAGGATCAAAAAGCGAATCTTGGGGTGA
- a CDS encoding DUF1775 domain-containing protein, producing the protein MPHGQRGGGPLGFAASKGDCPLLKRFVSLLSGLSLGLVSTGAFAHIGTNGPVFAGKTVKVVFTVGHGCEGADTLSLAMQVPAGVTGVRPIPGGFGKASVVKDAMGNVTSVTWSRPETDLGASDDNAYEVALRVRIPDAPFTTLYFPTVQTCKSAAGVVSTASWVGTGGGDHQHGVDAGVAPAAPEPAPAVQVLPARMPGWNKYTLTQHVHDLPVFFSDAQIVWSGSAAWSPNPDIQALVPSEPNTTALTELHPGAVIWVRY; encoded by the coding sequence ATGCCGCATGGGCAAAGGGGGGGCGGGCCATTAGGGTTCGCCGCATCGAAAGGAGATTGCCCCTTGCTCAAACGCTTTGTGTCCCTTCTGTCTGGTCTTTCGCTTGGCCTCGTGTCCACGGGGGCCTTCGCCCATATCGGCACCAACGGTCCGGTGTTCGCAGGGAAAACCGTCAAGGTGGTTTTCACTGTGGGCCATGGCTGCGAAGGCGCTGACACGCTGTCCCTCGCGATGCAGGTCCCCGCGGGAGTGACAGGCGTGCGCCCGATTCCCGGAGGTTTCGGCAAGGCGTCGGTCGTCAAGGACGCCATGGGAAATGTCACCTCCGTCACGTGGTCCCGCCCCGAAACCGATCTGGGTGCATCCGACGACAACGCCTACGAGGTGGCCTTGCGTGTGCGCATCCCCGATGCCCCCTTCACCACGCTCTATTTTCCCACCGTGCAGACGTGCAAGTCGGCTGCTGGTGTGGTGTCTACGGCCAGCTGGGTGGGGACCGGGGGGGGCGATCATCAGCACGGCGTGGATGCGGGCGTTGCGCCCGCAGCGCCAGAGCCCGCGCCAGCCGTTCAGGTCCTGCCTGCGCGCATGCCGGGATGGAACAAGTACACGCTGACCCAGCACGTACACGATCTTCCCGTGTTCTTCTCTGACGCTCAGATCGTGTGGTCGGGCAGCGCCGCGTGGAGCCCCAACCCCGACATTCAAGCGCTCGTTCCGAGCGAGCCCAACACCACCGCCCTCACGGAGCTCCACCCGGGGGCCGTGATCTGGGTGCGCTACTGA